One segment of Apus apus isolate bApuApu2 chromosome 1, bApuApu2.pri.cur, whole genome shotgun sequence DNA contains the following:
- the CDC42EP1 gene encoding cdc42 effector protein 1 has product MSLGKLPVLSWVSGSHGKRRLKSELTPDMISPPLGDFRHTMHVGRGGDVFGDTSFLSNHGGADTAKGNNFFARTLRHVRRSPLRRRGSGGQAGASPAPPAISPIIKNAVSLPQLNEVTYDGGGGRGLTSKFSFKSASNNFSKTHQAYGLESGFCTIPRVPRLEKAQESTFPREAELKRSDSLLSDSLLSFRLDLGPSLMSELLQVMNFSETNGNEVGEDDPDLLCDEGTKDEVPPVSGASYGKDQATSSFWDRSGQSSLSGASSLPGLSAHANGEAHAIKGAGEDPAWASGLGATPKGTPWQGHWNDCTIEAGEFDRAAQVLARHYGGTSTPRSSERGEGPRQARTQTLWESPSSSSWRSQVSGESRSPEATWNQGEEEDELSSLQEGYAGARGARNNSFEYADEEEDDEVKV; this is encoded by the exons ATGAGCCTGGGGAAGCTGCCGGTGCTCAGCTGGGTGTCAGGCTCCCACGGCAAGCGGCGGCTGAAGTCGGAGCTGACACCAGACATGATCAGCCCGCCACTGGGGGACTTTCGGCACACCATGCACGTGGGGCGCGGCGGGGACGTCTTCGGGGACACCTCCTTCCTCAGCAACCATGGCGGGGCTGACACAGCCAAAGGCAACAACTTCTTTGCCCGGACGCTGCGGCACGTCCGCCGGTCACCCCTGAGGAGGCGGGGTAGTGGGGGCCAAGCAGGGGCATCGCCTGCCCCCCCGGCCATCTCACCCATCATCAAGAACGCCGTCTCGCTGCCACAGCTCAACGAGGTGACATACGATGGAGGTGGTGGCCGGGGCTTGACCAGCAAGTTCTCCTTCAAAAGTGCCTCCAACAACTTCTCCAAAACACACCAGGCCTACG GACTGGAGTCCGGGTTTTGCACCATCCCCCGTGTCCCTCGCCTGGAAAAGGCCCAAGAGAGCACgttccccagggaagcagagctgaagcGCTCCGACTCCCTGCTCTCCGACTCCCTGCTCTCCTTCCGCCTGGACCTGGGGCCCTCCCTGATGAGCGAGCTCCTCCAGGTGATGAACTTCTCTGAAACCAATGGGAATGAGGTGGGGGAGGATGACCCAGACCTCCTGTGTGATGAGGGGACCAAGGACGAGGTCCCTCCAGTATCAGGTGCATCCTATGGAAAGGACCAGGCAACATCCAGCTTCTGGGACCGCTctgggcagagcagcctgtCAGGGGCCAGCTCACTGCCAGGACTGTCAGCCCATGCCAATGGGGAGGCACACGCCATCAAGGGTGCAGGAGAAGACCCTGCCTGGGCTTCGGGGCTAGGGGCAACACCCAAAGGGACCCCATGGCAGGGGCACTGGAATGACTGCACCATCGAGGCGGGAGAGTTTGATCGGGCAGCCCAGGTCCTGGCCCGCCATTATGGTGGGACCAGCACTCCCCGGAGCTCAGAGAGGGGTGAGGGTCCCCGGCAGGCCCGGACGCAGACCCTGTGGgagagccccagcagcagctcatggcGATCACAAGTGTCAGGAGAGAGCCGGTCCCCTGAGGCCACCTGGAAccaaggagaggaggaggacgagctctccagcctgcaggAGGGGTATGCTGGTGCCCGGGGGGCACGCAACAACTCCTTCGAGTACGCTGACGAGGAGGAGGATGATGAAGTCAAGGTGTGA
- the LGALS2 gene encoding galectin-2: MGKKLEILNLGMKTGDSLKIKGKISDDAEQFNINLGCSSSDLALHFNPRFNESVIVCNSMCSKVWEAEHRDDHLCFSKGSTIKIAIEMKADKFEVKLPDGHEVEFPNRHCYDKINYMSIKGDFRVTSFKLG; encoded by the exons ATGGGT AAAAAATTGGAAATCTTAAACTTGGGTATGAAGACTGGAGACAGCCTGAAGATCAAGGGCAAGATATCTGATGATGCCGAGCA ATTCAACATCAATCTCGGCTGCAGCTCGTCAGATCTGGCACTTCACTTCAATCCCCGCTTCAATGAGTCTGTCATTGTCTGCAACTCCATGTGCTCCAAAGTCTGGGAGGCAGAGCATCGTGATGATCACCTCTGTTTCTCCAAGGGCTCTACTATCAAG ATCGCCATTGAAATGAAGGCAGACAAATTCGAAGTGAAACTACCGGATGGGCATGAAGTGGAGTTCCCCAACCGGCATTGCTACGACAAGATCAACTACATGAGCATCAAGGGGGACTTCAGGGTCACCTCCTTCAAACTAGGTTGA